A section of the Cydia amplana chromosome 15, ilCydAmpl1.1, whole genome shotgun sequence genome encodes:
- the LOC134654763 gene encoding 3-oxoacyl-[acyl-carrier-protein] reductase FabG-like, which translates to MSFTDKVAIVTGASSGLGAAAAFALAREGAKIALVARNGDKLNQVAKKCEECGSKPLIIVADISKDEEAKNIVKTTVESFGQLDILINNAGIVGISSMLDEEIINYYDLVVNTNLRATVHLTCLSAPHLIKTKGNVINVSSVAGIRVPGKNYMCYAVSKAGVDHFTRCAALDLAQYGVRVNSINPGPVNTDIVVNAGAPNPDKIWETFKSNTALKKISEPEEVADLILFIASDRARSITGSSVVTDNGLLVAM; encoded by the coding sequence ATGAGTTTTACCGATAAAGTGGCGATAGTGACCGGAGCGAGCTCTGGTCTCGGAGCCGCCGCGGCATTCGCACTCGCGCGAGAGGGCGCTAAAATCGCCCTTGTAGCCCGAAACGGTGACAAACTCAACCAGGTCGCTAAGAAATGCGAAGAGTGTGGATCTAAACCCCTCATCATCGTAGCAGATATCAGCAAAGACGAAGAAGCCAAAAACATCGTTAAAACCACAGTGGAATCCTTCGGACAGTTAGACATCCTAATTAACAACGCTGGAATAGTCGGAATTTCTTCTATGTTAGACGAAGAGATCATCAATTATTATGACCTAGTCGTTAATACAAATCTACGCGCTACAGTGCATTTGACGTGCCTTTCCGCTCCTCATCTGATTAAGACGAAGGGTAATGTGATCAATGTGTCAAGTGTAGCTGGGATAAGGGTTCCAGGGAAAAACTACATGTGTTATGCCGTGTCGAAAGCTGGAGTGGATCATTTCACCCGCTGTGCTGCTTTGGACTTGGCTCAGTATGGTGTGAGGGTGAACAGCATCAATCCAGGTCCGGTGAATACTGACATCGTGGTGAACGCGGGTGCGCCAAACCCTGATAAAATCTGGGAGACGTTCAAATCCAATACAGCCTTGAAGAAGATATCAGAGCCTGAGGAGGTAGCTGATTTGATTCTGTTTATAGCCAGCGATAGAGCGAGAAGTATTACCGGCTCTTCTGTTGTAACTGACAATGGTTTGCTCGTGGCTATGTAG